tggcggaagcgggaatcgaacctgcaaccctcaagttgctggcacggccactctaccaaccgagctataccgctacttcatctctacacacctacatatatatatatccatccatccattttctactgcttatttcctttcggggtcgcggggggcgctggcgcctatctcagctacaatcgggcggaaggcggggtacaccctggacaagtcgccacctcatcgcagggccaacacagatagacagacaacattcacactcacattcacacactagggccaatttagtgttgccaatcaaccgatccccaggtgcatgtctttggaagtgggaggaagccggagtacccggagggaacccacgcattcacggggagaacatgcaaactccacacagaaggatcccgagcctggatctgaacccaggactgcaggaccttcgtattgtgaggcagacgcactaacccctctgccaccgtgaggcccatatatatatatatatgtgtgtgtgtgtgtgtatatacatatatgtacagtatgtatatatatgtatatatatataaattaatatatatgtatatatatgtatgtgtgtgtgtatatatatatatatatatatatatatatatatatatatatatatatatatatatatatatatatatgtgtttgtgtctcttctcaattgctctgtttattgcagttctgagtgttgctgggtcaggtttggttttggaattggattgcattgttatggtgctgtgtattgttttgttggattgattatatatatatatatatatatctgtgatgaggtggcaacttgtccagggtgtaccccgccttccgcccgattgtagctgagataggcgccagcgccccccgcgacccctaaaagggaataagcggtagaaaatggatggatatatatctatACTCTATTTTAAATTGTTTACGACTTAGTATCAATTATTGTTCGACTCAATTCTTTGTCTTgactattttctgttttaatcATGATAGAAGTGCAAAATCACCCAATGGTTTTGacaaatttaaagtaaaaaagaaaagtaaaaaaaaaaaaaatggcattactgTTACTGTCGATACCACCCAGTATCATCCACACAGGAAGTGTCTTTTAGCCCACGCGAGCATGACTTAAAGTATTGACAGATGACGCAATCCCATGAAGCAGTTGCATGGGCCGATCCACTAAAGCGTGTTGCGTCAGCAGTAACAATGACAAAGAAAAGGCCATTTGGGGTCCAGCGTGGGAGACACAGTTCCCCACGGAGATGTAAGTACGTGCCCGTGCTCATGTCCGCACTTCCCCAGTCATGTTTGCGTCTATTGTGAACATCTCGTAATGACACAGCTGCTTTGCACATTGGAGTCTCCCTGCACGGATGCAGGCTAATCCCAAATGCCCTGACGAGACATGTGCGTGTGCTGACACGTCTGCGGGTGCACAAAATGTACACAACGTGGGGCTTTCATTCATTTGCGCGAAACCTATGAACACAACAATGCACCCATCCCAACTCCTCGTTAAAGTTGCGCAAACTCACATCCCATCACTTGTAAAACCGGATACCatttatttcttaaaaaaaagaaaaaattctaaaaataataaaaacagttgcatagagacaaaaaaaaaaaaaacaacaaccaaaaacttgtccaaggtgtaccccacagctgggataggctccatcacctacaagtggtagaaatgggggagggagggattTTTGGGAtggtgcactaactgtaagtgtatcttgtgtttttatgttgatttgataatgataaaaaaataaaataaaaacttggccagggtgtacgccgcagctgggatagactccagcacctccGCAACCCCTAGAGGGACAACGGGTAGAAATAGGGGAGGGAaggttttggggttggtgcactaaatgtaagtgtatcttgtgtttttttacgttgattttttttttaaatgttcagggtgcaccccgcagctgggataggctccagcacctccgcaatcaagagagggacaagtggtagaaatgggggaggggggagggagGGTTTTGGGGTTAGTGCACTAACTGTAAGTAtagcttgtgttttttttgttgatttgataattaaattaaaaaaaatacatgtccagggtgcaccccgcagccgggataggctccagcaccccctgcaatcccgagagggacaagcggtagaaatgggggagggagggattTTGGGTCGGTGCACGAACTGTAAGTCTATCTTGTGTatgttatgttgatttaataaaaataaagaaaaactttGTTGAAGGTGTACCacgcagctggaataggctccagctagTTGGTACACTCGAGCCCATCTATgcaacccagagagggacaagcagtagaaattggGGAGGGAGGgattttgggttggtgcactaactgtaagtgtatcttatgtttttatgttgatttgatagtaataaaaactaaaataaaatataataaaaacttttccagggtgtaccccgcagctgggatagactccagcacctccGCAACCCCtagcgggacaagcggtagaaataggGGGAGGGAgggttttggggttggtgcactaactgtaagtgtatcatgtgttttaatgttgatttagtaataataataaataaaataaaataaaaacttgtccagggtttatcccgcagctgggatagactccagcacctccgcaacccagaaagggacaagcggtagaaatggaggAGGGAGGGATTTTGGGTTGGTGCATtaactgtaagtgtatcttgtgttttttatgttgatttcataataaaaaatatttgaaaaacttCTCCGAGGTGTACcccgcagctgggataggctccagcaccccctgcaatcccaagagggacaagcggtagaaatgggggAGGTAGGGTTTTTGAGTTGGTTcactaactgtaagtgtatcttgtatattttacgttgatttattatttttttataatgtccaGGGAGCACcccgcagctgggataggctccagcacctccgcaacatagagagggacaagcggtagaaatgggggagggagggttttggggttggtgcactaactgtaagtgtatcttgtgttttttctgttgattttttttttttaaatgtccacGGTGCAccctgcagctgggataggctccagcacctccgcaAGCCTGATagggataagcgttagaaaatgggtgagggttttggggttggtgcactaactgcAAGTGTATCTTGTGGgtttttattttgatttgataataataaaaaaaatgtctagGGTGCACCCCGCAgcggggataggctccagcacctccgcaacccagagagggacaagcggtagaaatgggggAGCGAAGGTTTTTGGGTTGGTACACTCACTGTAAGTCTATcttgtgtgtttttatgttgatttgatcattaaaaaacaaaaacaaaaacaattgtccagggtgtaccccgcaacTGGGATATGTTCCAGCACCTCCGCAACCCTGATAGGGAAAAGCATTAGacaatgggggagggagggttttggggttgatgcactaactgtaagtgtatcttgtgtttttttatgttgatttgataatcaaaaaaaatgtccagggtgcacgccgcagctgggataggctccagcacctccgcaACCCCTAGAGGTACAAGCAGAATAAATGGGGGATATagggtttttgggttggtgcactaactgtaagtgtattttgtgttttttttaatgttgattggataataataaaaattaaaaatttattaaaaaacttGTCCAGggctgggataggccccagcacctcCACGACACAgagagggacaaatggtagaaattgGGCAGGGAGAGTTTTTTAgttggtgcactaactgtaagtgtatcttgtgtttttatatgttgttttgataaaaaaaaaaaaaaacaataaaaacttgtccagggtgtatcccgcagctgggataggctccagcacctccgcaacatagagagggacaagcggtagaaatgggggagggagggttttggggttggtgcgctaactgtaagtgtatcttgtgtttgttctgttgatttttttttatttttttttaatgtccagggtgcaccctgcagctgggataggctctagcacctccGCAAGCCTGATagggataagcgttagaaaatggggGAGGGGGTTTTTGGGATTGGTGCACTAACTgcaagtgtatcttgtgtgtttttattttgatttgataataataaaaaaaatgtccagggtgcaccccgcagcggggataggctccagcacctccgcaacccagagagggacaagtggtagaaatgggggagggagggttttggggttggtgcactaactgtaagtgtatcttgtgttttttctgttgatttttttttttttttttaatgtccagggtgcaccctgcagctgggataggctctagcacctccGCAAGCCTGATAGGGATACGCGTTAgaaaatgggggagggagggttttggggttggtgcactaactgcaagtgtatcttgtgtgtttttattttgatttgataataataaaaaaaaatgtctaggGTGCACCCCGCAGCGGGgaaggctccagcacctccgcaacccagagagggacaagcggtagaaatgggggAGCGAAGGTTTTTGGGTTGCTGCACTCACTGTAAGTCTATcttgtgtgtttttatgttgatttgataattaaaaaaaaaaaaaaaaaacttgtccagggtgtaccccgcaactgggataggttccagcacctccGCAACCCTGATAGGGAAAAGCATTAGacaatgggggagggagggtttTGGGGTTGACGCACTAACTGtaaatgtatcttgtgtttttttatgttgatttgataataataaaaaaatgtccagggtgcacaccgcagctgggataggctccagcacctccgcaACCCCTAGAGGGACAAGCAGAataaatgggggagggagggttttcgggttggtgcactaactgtaagtgtattttgtgttttttttatgttgatttgataataatgaaaattaaaaattgattaaaaaacttgtccagggctgggataggctccagcacctccgcgACACAgagagggacaaatggtagaaattgGGCAGGGAGAGTTTTTTAgttggtgcactaactgtaagtgtatcttgtgtttttatatgttgttttgataaaaaaaaaaaaaaaaaaattaaaaacaataaaaacttgtccagggtgtatcccgcagctgggataggctccagcacctccgcaACCCCGAGAcggtcaagcggtagaaatgggggAGGGAGAAAGATTTGGGGTTAGTGcactttgtgttttttatgttaatttgatttaaaagaagaaaaaaatattttccagggtgtaccccgcagctgggataggctccagcacctccacAACCCCAAGATggtcaagcggtagaaatagGGGAGGGAGAAAgattttgggttggtgcactttgtgttttttatgttaatttgatttaaaagagaaaaaaaaacttgtccagggtgttccccgcagctgggataggctccagcacctccgcaACCCCAAGATggtcaagcggtagaaatagGGGAGGGAGAAAgattttgggttggtgcactttgtgttttttatgttaatttgatttaaaagaaaaaaaaaaaattgtccagggtgttccccgcagctgggataggctccagcacctccgcaACCCCAAGACGGTCAAGAGGTAGACATGGGGGAGGGAGAAAGATTTTGGGTTGGTCCactttgtgtttatgttgatttgctagtaaaaaaaataataaaaaaattgtccagggcgtaccccacacctgggataggctccagcacctccgcaaccccgagagggacaagcggtcgaaatggtTTTTCGGTTGGTGCATTAACTGTAAGACAATAGTgtatctcgtttttttttttatgtttatttaataatatttccaaccatccattttctaccgtttgtcccttttggggtcgctggagcccatctccgctgcattcgggcggtaagcaggcaccaaaaaaaaaaatacaaaaaaaaaaaaacttgtccacggtataggctccagcacctccctgCAACCCCTagatggacaagcggtagtaaaggGGGATGTGTGCAACATCAAACAGTGGTGTCGTCATCCCGGGTTTACATTACGTGCGGGTTTACTGGCAGTTCCAAAAGAAATAATGACGTGGTTGTTGTATTCAAATGAGCTGACGTAGGCGGACCAATCAGAGCTCTTGCTACCAGTACACCTTTTTTCCCCTccctcccccacccccacccccaaccccccctCCTCAAATCATTCATAACGCGGATGCGTCAAACACATGCACGCGCCGGCTATAAATACGACCGCGCACAACCTACGGACAGACAAAATCCAACCTGACGCGCAACAGGACGCGGGCGTACTTTTGATTATTGATTTTTTTGCGTTGATTTATAGGCTTTTATACTGTTTAATGATGCGTTTCGGTGGATTATGCGTGACACACGTCGTGGTGGCCACGGTGTGCTCCGTGCTGGCCGCGGGGACGCTGGGGTCCCCGGTGGTGGTGCCGGCGGAGCCCATCCGATGCGCCCCGTGTACGCCGGAGAGGCTGAGCCAGTGTCCGCCGGTCGATCCCGGGTGCGCGGAGGTGTTGCGAGAGCCGGGCTGCGGATGCTGCCTCGCCTGCGCCTTGAAAGCGGAGGAACTGTGCGGGATTTACACGGCGCCGTGCGGCTCCGGGCTGAGGTGCACGCCGAGAGCGGGCGACCCCCGGCCGCTGCACTCCCTCACCCGGGGACAAGCCGTGTGCGCGGGGAGCGCGGAGCCGAAGCCGACCCCGGAGCTCCAGACACAAGGTAGGCCCTTTTCAGCCCAAATATGACTTTAACTTAACCCCCGCGGTGAAACCCACTTCCAGACTTTAAAAACCGACATCTTGTCGATCATTTATtaactgttttgtttgtttaaactcCAGATCAGGGAGAAGATGAGGTGGATATGGAGAACATGGCCGTGGTTTCGGACCCCGGCTTCAGCTTCTACGTGCCCGGCCACAGTAAACCTTACGACGCCCAGGAGAGCATGAAAGCCAAACTGGTCGCCATCCGCAAGAAATTGGTCGAACAGGTGAGCGATAAAACAGCATAAAAACGCACATTTCGCGTGAAGGGAATTATGTTAGGAAAAGTTTGAGAGAAAACGGCACAGTGAGCAAGTCTCCACTAGGGGGGGCACGCGGGCTGTTTGAAAAGGCTCAACAAttcttgttaaaggcctactgaaattccatccatccattttttaccgcttattccctttcggggtcgcggggggcgctggcgcctattgtagctacaatcgggcggaaggcggggtacaccctggacaagtcgccacctcatcgcagggccaacacagatagacagacaacattcacactcacattcacacactagggccaatttagtgttgccaatcaacctatccccacctgggttcaaatccaggctcgggatctttctgtgtggagtttgcatgttctccccgtgaatgcgtgggttcctacTGAAAttagtttttcttatttaaacggaggtccattctatgtgtcatacttgatcatttcgcgatattgccatatttttgctgaaaggatttagtagagaacatccacttgtggggcggcatagctcggttggtagagtggccgtgccagcaacttgagggttgcaggttcgatacccgcttccgccattctagttactgccgttgtgtccttgggcaagacactttacccacctgctcccagtgccacccacactggtttaaatgtaacttagatattgggtgtcactatgtaaagcgctttgagtcacttgagaaaagcgctatataaatataattcatttcattcatttcacgataaagtttgcaactttcagtgctaacagaaaagccctgcctctaccggaagtggcagacgatgacgtcacatgttgatggctcctcacatcctcacattgtttttaatgggagcctccaacaaaaacagctattcggaccgagaaaacgacaatttccccattaatttgagcgaggatgaaagattcgtgtttgaggatattgatagaaaaaaaaatgcgattgcattgggacggattccgatgtttttagagacatttacttggataattctgggaaataccttatctttctattttgttgctagtgtttttgtgagttaaatagtacctgatagtcggaagtgtgggggttagtgcgtctgcttcacaatacgaaggtcctgcagtcctgggttcaaatccaggctcgggatctttctgtgtggagtttgcatgttctccccgtgaatgcgtgggttcctacTGAAAttagtttttcttatttaaacggaggtccattatatgtgtcatacttgatcatttcgcaatattgccatatttttgctgaaaggatttagtagagaacatccacttgtggggcggcatagctcggttggtagagtggccctgccagcaacttgagggttgcaggttcgatacccgcttccgctatcctagttactactgtagtgtccttgggcaagacactttacccacctgctcccagtgccacccacactggtttaaatgtaacttagatattgggtgtcactatgtaaagcgctttgagtcacttgagaaaagcgctatataaatataattcatttaatTCAtttcacgataaagtttgcaactttcagtgctaacagaaaagccctgcctctaccggaagtcgcagacgatgacgtcacatgttgatggctcctcacatattcacattgtttttaatgggagcctccaacaaaaacagctatccggaccgagaaaacgacaatttccccattaatttgagcgaggatgaaagattcgtgtttgaggatattgatagataAAAAAATGCGATtagattgggacggattccgatgtttttagagacatttactaggataattctgggaaatcccttatctttctatagtgttgctagtgttttagtgagttaaatagtacctgatagtcggaagtgtgggggttagtgcgtctgcctcacaatacgaaggtcctgcagtcctgggttcaaatccaggctcgggatctttctgtgtggagttagcatgttctccccgtgaatgcgtgggttccctccgggtactccggcttcctcccacctccaaagacatgcacctggggataggttgattggcaacactaaattggccctagtgtgtgaatgtgagtgtgaatgttgtctgtctatctgtgttggccctgcggtgaggtggcgacttgtccagggtgtaccccgccttccgcccgattgtagctgagatagtcgccagcgccccccgcgaccccgaaagggaataagcggtagaaaatggatgggtcggAAGTGTgcgtcttgacgcgcagtgtctcaggggagtcgacggcagctttatagacggcgcaagctcagcttttctctggtaagaactgactttttaaccacaattttctcaccgaaacctgctggttgacatttggtagggatccatgttggcttgaccgcgctctgatccataggaaagtttcgcCTCCAggaatttttaacaaggaatcaccgtgtgtttgtgtggctaaaggctaaagcttcccaactccatctttctactgtgacttcttcgatattaattgaacacattgcaaaagattcagcaacacagacgtccaaaatactgtgtaattatgccgttaaagcagacgacttttagctgtgtgtgtgtgcatcgctcgtacttcctaaaaacatgtgacgtcttgcgtacacttCATCAtaacacgacgtttcgaagacaaaactcccgggaaatttaaaattgtaatttagtaaactaaaaaggccgtattggcatgtgttgcaatgttaatatttcatcattgatatataaactatcagactgcgtggtcggtagtagtggctttcagtaggcctttaaaattgtttgcaattttatctgaaccagtttttttttttaagttttttcttgtaaaacagtaCTGTGCATTAGACTTGGCCGATACTTTACATTCTGGTATTCAACCAAATCCAAGAAGCAATACTGTGCATTGTGCCTACATTTTTGTcatatatagcagtggttctcaaccttttttctgttgatttttttttattcaagtacccccta
This genomic stretch from Nerophis ophidion isolate RoL-2023_Sa linkage group LG22, RoL_Noph_v1.0, whole genome shotgun sequence harbors:
- the LOC133540818 gene encoding insulin-like growth factor-binding protein 1; this encodes MHAPAINTTAHNLRTDKIQPDAQQDAGVLLIIDFFALIYRLLYCLMMRFGGLCVTHVVVATVCSVLAAGTLGSPVVVPAEPIRCAPCTPERLSQCPPVDPGCAEVLREPGCGCCLACALKAEELCGIYTAPCGSGLRCTPRAGDPRPLHSLTRGQAVCAGSAEPKPTPELQTQDQGEDEVDMENMAVVSDPGFSFYVPGHSKPYDAQESMKAKLVAIRKKLVEQGPCHIELQRALEKIAKSQQKLGDKLTRFYLPNCDKHGLYKPKQCESSLDSQSGRCWCVNSWNGKKVLGSTDLAVDAECS